A stretch of the Notamacropus eugenii isolate mMacEug1 chromosome 2, mMacEug1.pri_v2, whole genome shotgun sequence genome encodes the following:
- the ZRANB2 gene encoding zinc finger Ran-binding domain-containing protein 2, whose amino-acid sequence MSTKNFRVSDGDWICPDKKCGNVNFARRTSCNRCGREKTTEAKMMKAGGTEIGKTLAEKSRGLFSANDWQCKTCSNVNWARRSECNMCNTPKYAKLEERTGYGGGFNERENVEYIEREESDGEYDEFGRKKKKYRGKAVGPASILKEVEDKESEGEEEDEDEDLSKYKLDEDEDEDDADLSKYNLDASEEEDGSKKKSHRRSRSKSRSSPSRSSSRSSSHSSSRSRSRSRSGSSSSSRSRSRSSSRELSRSRGSKSRSSSRSHRGSSSPRKRSYSSSSSSPERGRKRSRSRSSSPGDRKKRRTRSRSPERRRRSSSGSSHSGSRSSSKKK is encoded by the exons ATGTCCACCAAGAACTTCCGAGTCAGCGACGGCGACTGGATCTGCCCGGATAAGAA atgTGGAAACGTCAACTTTGCAAGAAGAACCAGTTGTAACCGGTGTGGTCGAG aaaaaacaactgaagctAAAATGATGAAAGCTGGTGGAACTGAAATTGGAAAGACCCTTGCTGAGAAGAGCCGGGGCCTATTTAGTGCTAATGACTGGCAATGTAAAAC CTGCAGTAATGTGAATTGGGCCAGGAGATCTGAGTGTAATATGTGCAACACTCCCAAGTACGCCAAGCTGGAGGAAAGGACGG gctaCGGTGGAGgctttaatgaaagagaaaatgtggAGTACATTGAACGGGAAGAATCGGATGGAGAGTATGACGAG TTTGGTcgtaaaaagaaaaagtatagagGGAAAGCAGTTGGTCCTGCCTCAATCTTAAAGGAAGTTGAAGATAAAGAatcagaaggagaagaggaggatgaggatgaagatCTATCCAAATATAAGTTGGATGAG gatgaggatgaagatgatgCAGATCTATCAAAATACAATCTTGATGCCAGTGAAGAGGAGGACGGCAGTAAAAAGAAATCCCACAGAAGAAGTCGCTCCAAGTCTCGATCTTCCCCCTCTCGATCTTCCTCACGCTCATCCTCCCACTCGAGCTCAAGGTCTAGGTCCAG GTCCCGTTCAGGAAGCTCTTCCAGTTCCCGGTCAAGGTCTCGGTCCAGTTCCAGAGAACTCTCGAGATCTCGTGGGTCGAAATCCAG ATCCAGCTCCAGGTCCCACAGGGGGTCTTCCTCCCCACGAAAAAGATCTTATTCAAGTTCCTCATCATCTCCTGAGAGAGGCAGAAAACGAAGCCGTTCTAGATCTTCTTCACCCGGTGATCGAAAAAAAAGGCGCACCAGATCACGGTCACCCGAAAG GCGCCGCAGGTCATCGTCTGGATCATCCCATTCGGGTTCCCGTTCAAGctctaaaaagaaataa